The Bradyrhizobium guangxiense genomic sequence CGTCCGGCGCACCACGAACAGCGCAGCGCCGATACCGATCAGGACGCCGATGGTGCCGAGCACGATGCTCTGCCATCGCGCTTCCGTCAGTGTCCGGGCGAAATCGCGCGACAGCACGTGGCCGCGCCGGGCGCTGACCTCGCGCAGCAATTCGGTGACGCGACCGATCAGCCGGCCCTCGGTTCCCAGCACCTCGCGGTCGATGTCGGCGATCTGCCGCTCGCGGACGGCCACCGCCATGATCGCCTCGGCGTAATCGTTCACCGCCGCCTTCAGCTTGGCATCGCCGATGTTCAGGGCCCGCATGGTCTGCGCAGCCTGCTCGGCCGCGGACGGGTTGCGCGCGAGCAGCCCGAGCGCGATGCGGCTCTGCGCCTCCGACAGGCGCGAGGCCAGCTCACGGTCGGCGGTGCCCGACACGGCCGCATCGAACTGGTCACGCAACGGCGGCAAGCCCGCGAGCAGCTGGGCGCGGCGGTCGATCAGCGTCGAGATCCGCTCGAGGCCATTGCGATAGGTCGCAAGCCGCTCGGTGACCCCGTCGATCATGTCCTGCTGCTCGGGCGCGAGCTCGATGCGGGTCTTCTTCAGGATGTCGCTCAGGGTCGAGGCCGCCTCGCCCACCTGCTTGAACTGGATGCCGGCGCCGGGATCGGTGACGAAGTCGCGCGCGGCGAGGCGCAATTCGTTCATGCGGCGGTCGATGTCCTCGGCAAGGTCGCCGACGCTCTGCAGCCGCTGCAATTCGGCGAAGGTGGTGTCGATGTGCCGGATCGCGATCACGCTCGCGGTCGAGGTGACGATGATCACCGCCAGCACCAACAGGAAGCTGCCGAAGGTGAGCTGGCCGATGGAGAGCGAGAAGGTTCGCTTTTTCTCAGGGGTCGGCGTCAATTCGGCGGACATTGGCGATGAGAGGACCGGGCTATCGGAGGCCCAATATACGACGTATTGCCGCCCCGGGGGAACATGCCTCCGAACGCCGATTATCCTAAATATGGCGGTCCCGGAGCCCCCTTTTCCCAATCTATGACGGTTTGAGGCTCGCCGTCTGCCGGGCCGGGATCGTCACGGCGGCGACGCCGAGGACGACGCAGGCAAGCCCGATCCAGGCGGTCCGGCTGAGGCTCTCACTGAGGAAGGCGACGCTGATGGCGACGCCAATGGGCACGCGGAGATAGGCCTGCGCCGTGGTGCTGACCGAGCCCAGGGTCTGGATCAGGCGGAAGTAGATCGCAAACGCCGCGGCGGTCGAGAACACGGCGAGCGCGAGCAACGCCAGCACGGAGCTCAGTGACGGCGACAGCGTCCAGGGCCGCTCGACCACGAGCGAGGCCGGAATCAGGGCCGCCGCCCCCGCCAGCAGCGAGCCGGCGGCTGGGGCCATCGGATCGAGGCCCTTGAAGCTGCGGCCAAAGATCGCGGCGCAGGCGTAGCATAGGGTGGCGGCAACGATGGCCGCTTCCGCGAGGAGGCCGCGACCGATGCCATCGAAGGCGTCGGTTCCGACAATGAGGCAGATGCCGGCCATTCCGGCGACCACACCGAACAGTTTCCTGGGGGTCGTCGCCTCGTGGCGGGGGACGACGAGGGGGAGCAGGAACGTGAAGATCGGTGCGGCCGAGTTGAGGATGGTGGCGAGTGCGGCATCGACATGACGCTCGCCCCAGGCGATCAACGTCCAGGGGATGACGCTGTTGAGCACGGCCTGGAACGCGAAGCGCCGCCAGGTCGCGGCATCTCTGGGCATCATGATGCCGCGCGCCCACATCACGACGAGCAGCAGCAGACCCGCAATCGTGGTTCGAGCCGCGATCAACGTGATGGGGGGAATGGTGGCGACCCCGAGTTTGATGAAGGTGTAGGAGCCGCCCCACAACGTCGCGAGCGCGACCAGCAGCGCCAGCTCGACGGCGATGTTGGTGTCCTGCCTGGTGTCCATGGTCCGCTCCCGTCCTTCGCAACGGACGGAACCTAGCGCGACCGCGGTCGTCAATACTTCGTCTGGCGTCGAAGTGTCTTAGCCAACGGCCCCGACATCGAACACCTCGCCGTCATAGCCGGCCTCACGGGGAATCCGGAGCTGACGGCCGGTTTCTGTCTTGGTCATGACCGGCATCACCGCGACGATGGACATGGCCCGGGCATGGTCGAGCGCAGCGCTCACGTTTGGCTGTTTGGCGAGGCGGATCAGATTGCGCGTGGTCGGGAATGGCAGCTTGAAACGGCCGCTCTCGCCACCCTCTACCGCCTCGCGCGGCGAGACCCAGATCGAATCCGTCGACTCCCGGCCATCATGGGCGCCGAGCTGGTCAGGCGGCGCGGCGGCAAGGAAGAACCAGGTGTCGAAGCGCTTCGGCATGCCCTCCGGCGTGATCCAGTGCGCGTAAGGCACCAGCGTGTCGAGCGCTAGCTGAAGGTTGTTATCGGCCAGGATGTTGAGGAAGCTGACCTTGTGCTCGTTGAGCGCGACGCGATGCTTGTCGGCGATCTCGCCGGCACGCTTGGCATCAACCGGCGCACCCGTCTCCTTCGACCGCGCCAGCAGGATGCCGCTCTCCTCAAACGTCTCGCGGATCGCGGCGATACGGAAACCGCGGTCCGCCTCGCTGAGACCTTCACCGCCCGAATACAGGTCGGTGCGGGCGACAATCTCCTTGTCGCCGGCATCGACGCTGCCGCCGGGAAACACCAGCGCGCCCGAATTGAACTCGATCTGATGATGGCGAACCATCATGAAGACCTCCAGCTCCTTCCCGCCGTCACGGAGCAGGAGGATGGTCGAGGCCGGGCGTGATGCTGATGTCTCGGCCATTCAACTAACCCGCGGCGCTGGATTGCGGGCCGAGATTGGCGCGCTTGTCGAAACGGGCAACGCGGGACAACAGATAGTCGACCTCGGCCTTCGCTGTCGCCGTCATCGTTGCGCCCGGCTTGCGCTGCGCGCTGGAGGCGATGACGCCGCGCTTCTGCAGCACGTATTTGCGCACGGTCAGGCCGACGCCGGGCTGCTGCTCGTAGCGGATCAAAGGCAGATGCGCGTCGAACAGGTCATGCGCGGCATCGCGCTTGCCGGCCTTGGAGAGGTTCACGACGTCGATCAGAAGCTCGGGGAAGGCGTAACCGGTCATGGCGCCGTCGGCGCCGCGCTCCATCTCGAAGTCGAGGAAGGTGCCGCCATTGCCGCACAAGATCGAGAGCGGACGCAGCGATCCGTCCTTCTGGAAGCCGCGCAGCGTCGTGATCTTCTCCAGGCCCGGCCAGTCCTCGTGCTTGAGCATCACGCAGTTCGGATTGTCCATGACGATCTTGCGGATCACGGATGGCGTGAACACCACCTGCAAGGTGAGCGGATAGTCCTGAAGCACCCAGGGCACATCCGGGCCGACCGCTTCCGCCGCCTGCTTGAAATAGCCGATGATCTGGTCGTCGGTGCGCAAGGATGGCGGCGGCGCGATCATCACGCCGGCCGCACCCGCATCCATCGAGGCCCTCGCCAGCGAGCGCATGGTGGCAAAGCCCGGCGCCGAGACGCCGACGATCACCTGCATCTTCTTGGCGCGCTTGACGTAGCGCACCGCCACCTGCTCGGCCTCGGTGGCATCGAGCTTCGGGGCCTCGCCAAGGATCCCCAGCACCGTGACGCCGTCGCAGCCGACCTCCTCGTAGAAATCGGTCAGGCGGTCGATCGAGCGCTCGTCGATCCGGCCGTCGTCGTGGAACGGCGTCGGCGCGATTGCGAAAGTGCCCTTGGCGTCGGCGGTCAGTTTCATCAGTCCAATATCCTCTGGTTCGTCATTCCGGGGCGGCTCGCAGAGCCGAACTCTGGTGCGCAATTGCGCACCTGAGAATCCCGAGATTCCGGGTTCGTGCTTCGCACGCCCCGGAATGACGGGAAAGCTAAAACCGCCGCGCCCCCATCTTGATCTGCTCCTCGGAGAAGAAGATCTCCTTGGCGTGATCGACGATGTCCTGGGCGTTCCAGCCCGAGTGCGGCGGCTTCCAGCCTTCCATTTCCATCATCCGCATTTCGCGCACGCCGCGGGGCCCGGACACGCCCAGCACCTTGCCGGTCTGGTCGCCCGACAAGTCGCTGACCATGTATAGCACGGCCGGCGCGATGCCGTCCGGCCCCAGCGCCGCCCCCGGGTTCTCCTTATAGCGGGGCAGGTCTGCGGTCATGCGGGTCAGGGCGCCCGGGGCGAGCGTCCAGATCCGGATGTTGTACTTCCGGCCTTCGATCGCGAGCACGTTGGACAGGCCCCAGATGCCGCCCTTGGCCGCCCCGTAATTGGTCTGGCCAAAATTGCCGATCAGCCCCGAGGTCGAGGAGGTGTTGACGATGACGCCGCCGCCGTTTTCCCGCATCCAGCGAAACACCGGCATGGTGCAACAAAAGGTACCCTTCAAATGGACCTTGATGACCTTGTCCCAGTCGGCCTCGCTGGCCTTGTGAAAGGTCTGGTCGCGAAGGATGCCAGCATTGTTGACCAGGATGTCGGCTCGGCCGAAGTGCTTGATGGCGTCGTCGAACACCGACTGGCCGCCCTCCATGGTGGAGATGTCGGCGCCGTTAGCGACCGCCTTTCCGCCCTCGGCCTTGATCGCGTCCACCACCTGCTGGGCCATCGAGGTGTCGGCGCCGGAGCCGTCGCGAGGCCCGCCGAGGTCGTTGACGACGACCGCGGCCCCTTCCCGCGCGAACAGCTTCGCATAGGCCTCACCGAGCCCCCCGCCCGCGCCGGTGATCAGCGCAACCTTGCCATCGAGTAGTCCCATGGTGGCTTCTCCCTGTTTATTGTTGTCATTCCGGGGCGCGCGAAGCGCGAACCCGGAATCTCGTGCCACAACTTCTGGATTCCGGGTTCAGCCCTGCGGGCTGCCCCGGAATGACGGAGGGCCCTAACCCAGCACCGTCTTGCCGTTCTTGATCACGGTGACGCCGCGCGACTTCACCTCGGCTTCGAACGAGATCACGTTGGCGTCCTTCCAGAGATCCATGGTCACGGTCTCGCCGGGATAGACCGGGGAAGAGAACCGCGCGACGTGCTGGCGGAAGGCGCTGGCGTCGTAGTCGGCATAGGTCTGCAGCACGCCGCGGCAGGTGATACCGTAGGTGCACATGCCGTGCAGGATCGGGCGCGGAAAGCCGGCCTTCTTGGCGAACTCGGGATCGGAGTGCAGCGGGTTGCGGTCGCCGCAGAGGCGATAGACCAGCGCCTGATCGGGACGCGTCGTGATATCGATGGTCTTGTCGGGCTCGCGCGATGGGATCTTGTGCGGGTCGGGCTGCGTCAGGTTCGGCCCGCCAAAGCCGCCGTCGCCGCGGGCGAAGCGCGAGGCGACCAGCGTTGCCAGCTTCTCGCCCTTCTCGTTCTTCAGCACGGTCTGATGCACGATGACGACGCCCTTGTCCTTGCCCTTGTCGTAGACTTCGAGCACGGAGGAGTCGGCGGTGATGTGCGCGGCCACCGGCAGCGGCTGGTGGAAGGTGATGTCGCGCTCGCCGTCAACCACCATGACGCGGTTGAGATTCATCTCGCCGGGACCAGCACCCCACGCCGCGACAGAGGCGAAGGTCGGCACCACCTTGAGCGGCCGCGGGGTGAACGTGCCCTCGTTGACGAAGGCAAGCTCCTTCTCGTCCATGGGGTCGGCGCCGAGGCCGATGCCGTAGGCGTAGAGCATCACCTCGCGATCGGTGTAGGCATATTTCTGACCGAGGTTTTTCAGGCCTTTGAGTTCTTCGTATCTGGCGGACATTCTTTCTTTCCTCTCCGGCATTTGTCTCAGCGAGCGCCGGCGCTCGTTAATGTGCCCTCTCCCCTTGTGGGAGAGGGCTACTCCGCCGGAGCAACAAACTCGTATGGGTGAGGGGTTGGCTCCTCAGAAAAAGCCTCTCTGCGGAGAGAACCCCTCATCCGGCGCCGAAGCCGAAGCTTCGCTTCGGCGTCTCTTGAGGGACGGCCGCCAGAGACGGCCTATGCCACCTTCTCCCACAGGGGGAGAAGGAAGAAAGCAATCAGGCGACTGTGAAGAACGGCAGCGGGGCGCCATCCGTCGGCTTGAACACCACCTTCACCTTCTGGCCGATCTTCAGCTTCTCGAGATCGCAGTCGACGAAATTGGTCTGCACCGACGGCCCCTCCTTCAGCGTGACGTAGCCGATGGCGTAAGGGCCGGTCGGCGATTTCCGCATCAGGCTCCAGGTGTAGATCGTGCCCTCGCCCGACGCCTCCTCCCACACCGTCTTGTCGGAGTAGCAGAACGGGCAGATCGAGCGCGGGAAGTAGTGCGCTTCCCCGCAGGCGGTGCAGCGCTTGATCATGAACTTGCCCTGCTTCGCCGCATCCCAGAACGCGGCGGTCTCGGGATTGGTCACCGGGGCCGGATATTTCTTTGCATCTACCATCACACGCGCTCCAGAATGGCCGTCGAGGCGGCGTGGCGGACACCCAAGAGGCCGCCGGTGCCGTGGGCGATGGCGAGATCGCAATTCTTGACCTGCACCTTCGGATGCGCCTCGCCGCGCAGCTGCCGCACGGCCTCTAGGATCTTGGTCATGCCGCCGCGGTTGACGGGATGGTTGCTGCAGAGGCCGCCGCCGTCGGTGTTGAACGGCAGCTTGCCGACGCCCGAGATCAGATTGCCGTCGGCGACGAACTTGCCGCCCTCGCCCTTCTTGCAGAAGCCGAGATCCTCGAGCTGCATCAGCACCGTGATGGTGAAGCTGTCATAGATCGAGGCGTATTTGATGTCCTTCGGCGTGATGCCGGCTTCCTCGAACGCCCGCGGGCCGGACCAGACGCCGGCGGAGTACGTGAGGTCGAGATCCTTGCCGCCGCGCGGGCCCTTCATGGCCTCGCCATGGCCGATCAGGCGCACCAGCGGCTTCTTCAAGCTCTTGGCAATCTCGGGCGTCGTCACGATCATCGCGCCGCCGCCGTCGGAGACGACGCAGCAATCCATGCGATGCAGGGGATCGGAGATCATCGGCGAGTTCAGGACGTCCTCGACGGTGACGACGTCCTTGAGCATGGCATGCGGATTGTATTGCGCGTGGTGGGAAGCCGCGACCTTGATCCAGGCCAGTTGCTCGCTGGTCGTGCCATAGTCGTGCATATGGCGCATGGCACACATGCCGTAGGCATTGTGCGTGGTCGCGCCGTAAGCGGACTCGAAATCGACCTCGGCGCCGGCCGCGCGCGGCGGCATCACGCCGGTGCGCGGCTTGCCGGCCAGCGTAACAAGCGCGATCGAGCACTTGCCGGCGGCGATCGCCTCGGCCGCATGGCCGAGATGGATGATGTAGGAACAGCCGCCGGTCTCGGTGGAATCGACGTGGCGGAGCTTCTTGGTGTTCAGGCCGAGATAATCGACCATCGGCCAGGCGCCACCGGGGGCATCGCCCGCGCAGAAATAGCCGTCGACGTCGTCCTTGCTGATCCCGGCATCCTCGATCGCGCCCTTGGCGACCTCGGCGTGGAGCTGCGCGGTGGATTTGTCCGGCGCATGCCGGGTCGGGTGCTCATAGATCCCGGCAATGTAGGCCTTGCCCTTGATGGTCAAACTTCAGGTCTCCGCTCGCGTTTCTTATTGCCCCGTTTTTCTGAACCGCACCGGGCGGATTGGCAAGCGCGGAAATATTCCGCCCTGCGAGAGGGTAGCAGGTTGGCGCAATTCCCCTCCCCGTCATCCTGAGGCGCGAGTGGCGAGATGCAAAGCATCGCGCCGGGAGCCTCGAAGGATGCACAGCCGATCCGCCTCTACGCAATCCTTGCGGCTACAGCCGGGCCGTCGTCCTTCGAGGCTCGCTGAAGGGGCTCGCGCCTCAGGATGACGGGGAAAGAGCGGTGAACGCAGCTCGCGGCTGCAACCCTCAATGATGCGTTTCCAGGACAATGATTGGAGACGAAGATTCGTCTCGCCACACCGACGCCAGATAGCAATAGCCGCCGGGATAGGCGTCGAGATCAAACCTGTCGACATCGGGAGGCACGAGCCGACATTTCAACTCAACCCTCCAGAAATCAAAGCGGTCCGCGCTCGGTATCCAGCGCAAAGGCTTTCCCACGTCAGCAACGACGAAGCTCGACCCATCCAGCAGAAGTTCCACGATTGCAGTCGCCCCGATCCTCTCGGCGCGCTGGGCACGAAGCGCGCCCTGGTTGGTCCAGAGCTCAGCGAGCGGCAGGCCTATGACGATACGCTGGGCAGCATCCATCTCCTGCTCCCGTTAAGTTTGCGGGCATAGCTTAGCATCCTCGCGGCGCGTTTCGCCCGAGCTTTGCGTCCGTCTTGCGACCCTCCAAAAACAGAGGGCGCAGGGAAGACCGGGTGCCGGCTGGGCACCCACGGTCCGCTGTGCGCGAATTGCGCGAAGAACAGATGCACAGCGGCATACAGGTGAAGCCAAACATCCGGCCTTCCCTGCGCAGTGGCTTTACGGCTTATGTCGCGCTCTCCCCGGGGAGCGATGCACTATTGCCCCCGTCGCCCTGCGAGTGACCCGCAAGACTTGACGCACAGACCCCGGGCGTCAGGACCACACGATTTTGCCGTACGCGAGACAGGCCCGTCGTGCACGAGACAATCGCTCGCGCGACGCAGCCCACGTCCACCGCCGCTCACCCCGCGTTTCGTGACGATCGCGATACGCCCCTCTGAGAGGGATGAGGTGGCGAACGATTACGATAATTCCGAATTTCGGTAAAGCGGAATGTTTTTGCGAGAGTGGATTGACCGGCCTATGGGTGTTTTGCCCGCCGAGCAATACAAGGGATGGTGCTGTGGGGTGGGCAAAGCGACTTGTCCGCCATAGCTCGAAGAGCGACGGCGGAAGCGTGCCCTCGTCTTTGCGCAAGCATGGCCAGGTGGTGGGCACGGCGCTCTGCGCCTTTGCCCACCCCACGAGACTGCCCTACTCGGCTGCGATCTGCCGTGGCGCGGGCGGTGGATTGGCGAGATCCGCGGCGAGCTGCGCGTAGCGCGCTTTGGCATCGGCCACCGCCTTGTCCTTCACCGGGCCGTAGCCGCGGATGCGGTCGGGCAGTGACAGGAGTTCGACCGCAGTGTCGATCGTGAGCGGCGACAACAGGCCGAGCACGGTGGTGACATCCTTTTCGTAGCCGGCGATCAGGTCGCGCTCGAGCTTGCGGTCGGCGCTGCGGCCGAAAATGTCGAACGGCGTGCCGCGCAGGAACTTGAACTTTGCGAGCACACGAAAGACATTCAGCATCCACGGGCCGAAGGCGCGCTTCTTCGGGCGGCCGAGCGCGTCGACGCCGCTGCTGAGGATCGGCGGGGCCAGGTTGAAATTGAACGTGAAGTCGCCCTCGAACTGATCGCGGAGCTGCTGCTCGAAGGCGCCGTCGGTGTAGAGGCGCGCGACTTCGTACTCGTCCTTGTAAGCGAGCAGCTTGGCGTAGTTGATCGCGACCGCGCGCGGCAGCGCATCGCCATAGCCGCCCTGCTTGGCAGCGTCGCGGACCTGGTCGACCAGCTTGCGATAGCGCTTGGCCAGGCGGCCGTTCTGGTAGGCAGTCAGATGCTTGGCGCGGTGCTCGATGACCTCGTCCAGCGTCATCGCGTCGAGAGTCTTCGGCGCAATCACCTCGTCCGTGCCCTTCAGCATGTCAGCAAGACGCTTGGGGTCCGCGACTGCGAGGCGGCCGAGGCGGAAGGCTTCCTTGTTCATCTTGATCGAGACGCCGTTGACCTCGATCGCCTGCTCGATCGATTCCGCCGACAGCGGGAACAGACCCTTCTGATAGGCATAGCCCATCATCATCATGTTGGTGGCGATGGCATCGCCGAGCAGCTGCTCGGCCGGCTTGGTGAAATCGAAGAAGACGGAGTCCTTGTGCAGCGCCGTCTCCAGCACCGCATTCAGCTTGCGGGTCTGGAAGTTGAAGTCGCGGTTGAGGATGAAATCGGCGGTAGGAATGACGTGGCTGTTGATGATGCCGTGGGTGCGGCTGGAGTCGCACAGCGAGATCGTGTCCTTGGCAACGGCGACCACTTCGTCGGCGGCAAGCACGAGATCGGCCGTGCCGGTGACGATGCGCGAACAGGTCACTTCCGCCGGATGATCCGACAGGCGGACATGGCTGAGCACCGCCCCGCCCTTTTGCGCAAGGCCCGACATGTCCAGGATCATCGAGGCCTTGCCTTCGATATGGGCGGCCATACCGAGCAACGCGCCGATGGTGAGAACGCCGGTGCCGCCGACACCGCCGACCGCGATGTTGTAGGGCTTATCGAGCATCGGGCGCGACGCCGGCTCGGGCAATTCGCCGATGTCAGCCAGCTCGCTAGGTGCCCGGTGGCGCGGCTTGCCGCCGTCGACGGTGACGAAGGACGGGCAGAAGCCTTTCAGACACGAATAGTCCTTGTTGCAGGAGGACTGGTTGATGGCGCGCTTGCGACCGAACTCGGTCTCCAGCGGCTCGACCGAGATGCAGTTCGACTGCACTGAGCAGTCGCCGCAGCCTTCGCAGACCGCCGGGTTAATCATGACGCGGCGCGCCGGATCCTCCATCAGGCCGCGCTTGCGGCGGCGGCGCTTCTCGGCGGCGCAGGGCTGCACGAACACGATCGCCGACGTGCCCTTGTACTCGCGGCACATCTTCATGACGTTCTGCAGCTCGTCGCGGTGATATTTCTTCACGCCGGGCGCGATGGTATCGGCCGGATAGGCGTCGGGCGCCTCTGAGACCAGATAGATCTCGCGAATGCCTTCGGCGTGGAGCTGGAAAGTGATCTGCTGCGGCGAGAGATCGCCGTCATGGCGCTGGCCGCCGGTCATGGCCACCGCGTCGTTGTAAAGGATCTTGTAGGTGATGTTGGTCTTGGACGCGACGGCCTGACGGATGGCGAGAAGGCCGGAGTGGAAGTAAGTGCCGTCGCCGAGATTGGCGAAGATGTGGTTCTCGTTGGTGAACGGCGCGATGCCGACCCAGGGCACGCCCTCGCCGCCCATATGGGTAAACGTCTCGGTCGAGCGGTCCATCCACAGCGCCATGAAATGGCAACCGATGCCGGCGAGCGCGCGGCTGCCTTCGGGGACCTTGGTCGAGGTGTTGTGGGGACAGCCGGAGCAGAAATAAGGGGTGCGGGAGACAGGGGCGACCGCCTGCATCTGGGTCGCCTGGCGGCCGTTGAACCAGTCGGCCTTGGCGCGGAGCATCGAAGCGATCTCGGGGTTGAGATCGAGCTTGAGAAGTCGCTCGGTCAGCGAGGTCGCGAGCGAGGCGACACTGAGCTCGGCGGCGAAGGTCAGGAAGCGCTTGTCATGCTCGTCCATCTTGCCGACGATGCGCGGACGGACATCGTCGCGCCAGTTGAACAACACCTGCTTGACCTGGTTCTCGACGATCTCGCGGCGCTCCTCGATGATGAAGATCTCTTCGAGGCCGACGGCGAATTGATGCACGCCTTCCGGCTCCAGCGGCCAGGGCATGCCGATCTTGTAGAGGCGAAGGCCGATCTTTGCGGCAACCTCCTCGGTGATGCCAAGCTCGCGGAGCGCCTGGCGAACGTCCTCGTAGCTCTTGCCGGAGGCCATGATGCCGAAACGGGCGTTCGGCGAATCCATGGTGATACGGTTGACCTTGTTGGCGCGCGCAAAGGCGATGGCGGCAAAGCCCTTGTAGTCCTGCAGGCGGCGATCCTGCTCGAAACGGTCGTCGGGCCAGCGCAGGTTGAGGCCGCCGGGCGGCAGCTCGAAATCGGTGGGGATGATGAACGGCTTCATCTCGTCGGTGAGATCGATCTCGGCGGTGGTCTCCACCGTCTCGGTGATCACCTTCATGCCGACCCAGCAGCCCGAATAGCGTGACATCGCGATGCCGAGCAGGCCCATCTCGATCATCTCGTGGATGCTCGAGGGATAGAGATAGGGCATCAGCGCCGACATGAAGGCATGGTCGGACTGATGCGGGACGGTGGAGGATTTTGCGCCGTGGTCGTCGCCGGCAAGGCACAGCACGCCGCCGTTCTTGGCGGAGCCCGCGGCATTGCCGTGGCGGAACACGTCGCCGCAGCGGTCGACGCCGGGGCCCTTGCCGTACCAGATGCCGACCACGCCGTCGTATTTGGCGCCGGGCGAGAGGTTGAGCTGCTGCGAGCCCCAGACGGCGGTGGCCGCCAGGTCCTCGTTCACGCCGGGCTGGAACTTGATGTTGTACTGCTCGAGGTGCTTGCGGGCGGCGAATAGCTGCTGGTCGTAGCCGCCGAGCGGCGAGCCGCGATAGCCGGAGATGAAGCCCGCGGTGTTGAGGCCGCTGGCGCGGTCGCGCCGGATCTGGGCCATGGGCAAGCGGACCAGGGCCTGGATGCCCGTGGTGAAGACGTGCCCGGTCTCCTGGGTGTATTTTTGATCGAGACTGATCAGACCCTGGTTGATGCCCATGCTGTCCTCTTTTGCCGCCCTGTTCAGGTCTTGCTGACTTAAGCCGTTGCCTTCCCGTTGTTTTTAGCTAGGGCGCGCCGACCAATTGCGCCACTCTATGTCGGATATTTCACGATCCGCATCACAAATCTGGACCAGAGGGAGGCCCGAGCAAAAATCGCAATTTCGTGGCCTGA encodes the following:
- a CDS encoding NUDIX hydrolase, translating into MAETSASRPASTILLLRDGGKELEVFMMVRHHQIEFNSGALVFPGGSVDAGDKEIVARTDLYSGGEGLSEADRGFRIAAIRETFEESGILLARSKETGAPVDAKRAGEIADKHRVALNEHKVSFLNILADNNLQLALDTLVPYAHWITPEGMPKRFDTWFFLAAAPPDQLGAHDGRESTDSIWVSPREAVEGGESGRFKLPFPTTRNLIRLAKQPNVSAALDHARAMSIVAVMPVMTKTETGRQLRIPREAGYDGEVFDVGAVG
- a CDS encoding thiolase domain-containing protein → MTIKGKAYIAGIYEHPTRHAPDKSTAQLHAEVAKGAIEDAGISKDDVDGYFCAGDAPGGAWPMVDYLGLNTKKLRHVDSTETGGCSYIIHLGHAAEAIAAGKCSIALVTLAGKPRTGVMPPRAAGAEVDFESAYGATTHNAYGMCAMRHMHDYGTTSEQLAWIKVAASHHAQYNPHAMLKDVVTVEDVLNSPMISDPLHRMDCCVVSDGGGAMIVTTPEIAKSLKKPLVRLIGHGEAMKGPRGGKDLDLTYSAGVWSGPRAFEEAGITPKDIKYASIYDSFTITVLMQLEDLGFCKKGEGGKFVADGNLISGVGKLPFNTDGGGLCSNHPVNRGGMTKILEAVRQLRGEAHPKVQVKNCDLAIAHGTGGLLGVRHAASTAILERV
- a CDS encoding Zn-ribbon domain-containing OB-fold protein gives rise to the protein MVDAKKYPAPVTNPETAAFWDAAKQGKFMIKRCTACGEAHYFPRSICPFCYSDKTVWEEASGEGTIYTWSLMRKSPTGPYAIGYVTLKEGPSVQTNFVDCDLEKLKIGQKVKVVFKPTDGAPLPFFTVA
- a CDS encoding MaoC family dehydratase; protein product: MSARYEELKGLKNLGQKYAYTDREVMLYAYGIGLGADPMDEKELAFVNEGTFTPRPLKVVPTFASVAAWGAGPGEMNLNRVMVVDGERDITFHQPLPVAAHITADSSVLEVYDKGKDKGVVIVHQTVLKNEKGEKLATLVASRFARGDGGFGGPNLTQPDPHKIPSREPDKTIDITTRPDQALVYRLCGDRNPLHSDPEFAKKAGFPRPILHGMCTYGITCRGVLQTYADYDASAFRQHVARFSSPVYPGETVTMDLWKDANVISFEAEVKSRGVTVIKNGKTVLG
- a CDS encoding DMT family transporter, which encodes MDTRQDTNIAVELALLVALATLWGGSYTFIKLGVATIPPITLIAARTTIAGLLLLVVMWARGIMMPRDAATWRRFAFQAVLNSVIPWTLIAWGERHVDAALATILNSAAPIFTFLLPLVVPRHEATTPRKLFGVVAGMAGICLIVGTDAFDGIGRGLLAEAAIVAATLCYACAAIFGRSFKGLDPMAPAAGSLLAGAAALIPASLVVERPWTLSPSLSSVLALLALAVFSTAAAFAIYFRLIQTLGSVSTTAQAYLRVPIGVAISVAFLSESLSRTAWIGLACVVLGVAAVTIPARQTASLKPS
- a CDS encoding SDR family oxidoreductase, whose protein sequence is MGLLDGKVALITGAGGGLGEAYAKLFAREGAAVVVNDLGGPRDGSGADTSMAQQVVDAIKAEGGKAVANGADISTMEGGQSVFDDAIKHFGRADILVNNAGILRDQTFHKASEADWDKVIKVHLKGTFCCTMPVFRWMRENGGGVIVNTSSTSGLIGNFGQTNYGAAKGGIWGLSNVLAIEGRKYNIRIWTLAPGALTRMTADLPRYKENPGAALGPDGIAPAVLYMVSDLSGDQTGKVLGVSGPRGVREMRMMEMEGWKPPHSGWNAQDIVDHAKEIFFSEEQIKMGARRF
- a CDS encoding dihydrodipicolinate synthase family protein, coding for MKLTADAKGTFAIAPTPFHDDGRIDERSIDRLTDFYEEVGCDGVTVLGILGEAPKLDATEAEQVAVRYVKRAKKMQVIVGVSAPGFATMRSLARASMDAGAAGVMIAPPPSLRTDDQIIGYFKQAAEAVGPDVPWVLQDYPLTLQVVFTPSVIRKIVMDNPNCVMLKHEDWPGLEKITTLRGFQKDGSLRPLSILCGNGGTFLDFEMERGADGAMTGYAFPELLIDVVNLSKAGKRDAAHDLFDAHLPLIRYEQQPGVGLTVRKYVLQKRGVIASSAQRKPGATMTATAKAEVDYLLSRVARFDKRANLGPQSSAAG